A genomic region of Stenotrophomonas sp. NA06056 contains the following coding sequences:
- a CDS encoding acetyltransferase, with protein MTTLRPSRATDGDALVDLWRRAVDATHDFLSAEDRQAIDAEVAGFLPQAPMVVAVDAQDRPLGFMLIDGTHMEALFIDPDVRGTGIGRQLLQHALALHPHLSTDVNAQNAQAVGFYRRMGFVETSRSPVDSQGRPYPLIHLRHHG; from the coding sequence ATGACCACCCTGCGCCCTTCCCGCGCCACTGATGGCGACGCGCTCGTCGATCTCTGGCGCAGGGCCGTCGACGCCACCCATGACTTCCTCAGTGCCGAGGACCGCCAGGCCATCGATGCCGAAGTCGCTGGCTTCCTGCCGCAGGCGCCGATGGTCGTCGCTGTCGATGCGCAGGATCGGCCCTTGGGTTTCATGCTGATCGACGGCACCCACATGGAAGCACTGTTCATCGATCCGGACGTACGGGGCACCGGTATCGGCCGGCAGCTGTTACAGCACGCGCTGGCTCTGCATCCGCACCTGAGCACTGACGTCAACGCGCAGAATGCGCAGGCCGTGGGCTTCTATCGGCGCATGGGCTTCGTGGAAACCAGCCGCTCGCCAGTGGATTCGCAGGGTCGTCCCTATCCCCTCATCCACCTGCGCCATCACGGCTGA
- a CDS encoding alkene reductase, whose product MLFTPHRLGALTLPNRIVMPPMTRSRAAAGNVATAQMAEYYAQRAGAGLIVSEGTQISPQGQGYAWTPGIHSQAQVQGWRRVTDAVHAAGGRIYAQLWHVGRVSHVALQPDGAAPVSASALLAEGVKVFVDPTGAGPESGVGEMLQHSMPRALAEEEIPGIVADYAQATRNALAAGFDGVELHGANGYLINQFIDSQANQRTDGYGGSLQNRLRFLREVVQAVVAVAGGDRVGVRLAPLTTLQGAVDDTPQATYLAAAHLLGELGVGYLHIAEADWEDAPLMPVAFKQALRMIYPGTLIYAGKYSAERAGQALTEGWADLIGFGRPFIANPDLPERLRTGAALNAPDRATYFGGGEGGYTDYPALEEAALA is encoded by the coding sequence ATGTTGTTCACCCCCCACCGCCTGGGCGCGCTGACGCTGCCCAACCGTATCGTGATGCCGCCGATGACCCGCTCGCGTGCGGCTGCCGGCAATGTCGCCACTGCACAGATGGCCGAGTACTACGCCCAGCGCGCCGGTGCCGGCCTGATCGTCAGCGAAGGCACCCAGATCAGCCCGCAGGGGCAGGGCTATGCCTGGACTCCGGGCATTCACAGCCAGGCGCAGGTGCAGGGCTGGCGCAGGGTCACCGATGCCGTACACGCGGCCGGTGGGCGCATCTATGCCCAGCTCTGGCATGTGGGCCGGGTGTCCCATGTGGCCTTGCAGCCGGACGGTGCGGCCCCGGTGTCTGCCTCGGCACTGCTGGCCGAAGGCGTGAAGGTCTTCGTCGATCCGACCGGCGCTGGCCCGGAATCCGGCGTGGGCGAAATGCTCCAGCACTCGATGCCGCGCGCGCTGGCCGAGGAGGAGATTCCCGGCATCGTGGCCGACTATGCGCAGGCCACCCGCAATGCACTGGCCGCCGGCTTCGATGGCGTCGAACTGCACGGCGCCAACGGCTACCTGATCAATCAGTTCATCGACTCGCAGGCCAACCAGCGTACCGATGGCTACGGCGGTTCGCTGCAGAACCGGCTGCGTTTCCTGCGCGAGGTGGTGCAGGCGGTGGTGGCGGTGGCGGGTGGTGATCGTGTTGGCGTGCGCCTGGCGCCGCTGACCACGCTGCAGGGCGCGGTGGACGACACGCCGCAGGCGACCTATCTGGCCGCTGCGCACTTGCTCGGCGAGCTGGGCGTTGGCTACCTGCACATCGCAGAGGCCGATTGGGAGGACGCGCCGTTGATGCCGGTGGCGTTCAAGCAGGCGCTGCGGATGATCTATCCGGGCACGTTGATCTATGCCGGCAAGTACAGCGCCGAGCGCGCCGGGCAGGCATTGACGGAAGGCTGGGCCGATCTGATCGGCTTCGGTCGGCCGTTCATCGCCAACCCGGATCTGCCCGAGCGCCTGCGCACCGGTGCGGCGTTGAACGCACCGGACCGTGCGACCTACTTTGGTGGAGGAGAGGGCGGTTACACCGATTACCCGGCGTTGGAAGAGGCTGCGCTCGCCTGA
- a CDS encoding mechanosensitive ion channel domain-containing protein translates to MIATAPPAPATTSWFHSLDWERLLETYGVPLLAAIVVLLVGMWVARRLSNAMPRATARMGVDPMLGSFLRNVVYAASLVIVVILAIGTLGVQITPLLAVLGTAGLAVGLALKDSLSNIASGVMLVTLRPFRVGDVVTIAGQTGTVREVRIFQTVITGADNQHTTIPNTLITAAPIINLTAEPTRRVELVVGIGYEDNIQLARDTALALMKADPRVLQTPAPDVVVYELGAHAINLGIRCYVKSADHFGTKVTLLEQIKLGYDKAGINIPYPQQDMHLYLHGKDGGVIEADALVRDKP, encoded by the coding sequence ATGATCGCCACTGCCCCACCCGCCCCCGCAACGACATCCTGGTTCCACTCGCTCGACTGGGAGCGCCTGCTGGAAACCTACGGCGTGCCGTTGCTGGCCGCCATCGTCGTGCTGCTGGTCGGCATGTGGGTGGCACGTCGCCTGTCCAATGCGATGCCACGCGCGACCGCGCGCATGGGTGTGGACCCGATGCTGGGCAGCTTCCTGCGCAATGTGGTCTACGCGGCCTCGCTGGTGATCGTGGTGATCCTGGCCATCGGTACGCTGGGCGTGCAGATCACTCCGCTGCTGGCCGTACTCGGCACCGCGGGCCTGGCCGTTGGCCTGGCACTGAAGGATTCGCTGTCCAACATCGCCTCGGGCGTGATGCTGGTGACCCTGCGCCCGTTCCGCGTGGGCGATGTGGTAACCATCGCAGGCCAGACCGGCACGGTGCGCGAGGTACGCATTTTCCAGACCGTGATCACCGGTGCCGACAACCAGCACACCACCATCCCCAACACGCTGATCACTGCCGCGCCGATCATCAACCTGACGGCAGAGCCCACCCGCCGCGTCGAACTGGTGGTGGGCATCGGTTACGAAGACAACATCCAGCTGGCCCGCGATACCGCCCTGGCGCTGATGAAGGCCGACCCACGCGTGCTGCAGACACCGGCACCGGACGTGGTGGTGTACGAGCTGGGGGCGCACGCGATCAATCTGGGCATCCGCTGCTATGTGAAGTCGGCCGATCACTTCGGCACCAAGGTCACCCTGCTGGAGCAGATCAAGCTGGGCTACGACAAGGCCGGCATCAACATTCCGTATCCGCAGCAGGACATGCACCTGTACCTGCATGGCAAGGATGGCGGCGTGATCGAGGCGGACGCGCTGGTGCGCGACAAGCCCTGA
- a CDS encoding XVIPCD domain-containing protein, producing the protein MSTDRESQLLRQATNAGIDSPLELANFMAQAGHESRGLSRLNESFNYTRGISQIPVEAAWRNGTEALESARQEALRGRPGDLAELMYGGRMGNDAPGDALKYHGRGYLPLTGKESYERAGSALDLDLVNQPELASQPEHAGRIAVWQWQNRVPEQAREDVREATYAINGAVNGVEDRLKRFEAWQQKLTPDVMDRLARGEVGERAQLPEPARDMSDPAHAGSRLFTDARGHLQQLGPQSGLRSQQELDNAAGALALSAQKAGMSRIDHVVAGTDGRALFAVQGAMGDPAMQRSMVEREAAAQLPLEQSSQQLAAEASSRQEQAAAVSREQEQNRSRSL; encoded by the coding sequence GTGTCGACCGATAGAGAGTCGCAACTGCTGCGGCAGGCGACCAACGCCGGCATCGACTCCCCCCTTGAACTGGCCAATTTCATGGCCCAGGCAGGGCACGAGTCACGCGGCTTGAGCCGGCTCAACGAGAGCTTCAACTACACCCGGGGCATCTCGCAGATCCCGGTGGAAGCGGCATGGCGCAATGGCACCGAGGCGCTGGAATCCGCGCGCCAGGAAGCCCTGCGCGGGCGTCCGGGTGACCTGGCCGAGCTGATGTATGGCGGCCGGATGGGCAACGATGCGCCCGGTGACGCGCTGAAGTACCACGGGCGCGGTTATCTGCCGCTGACCGGCAAGGAAAGCTATGAGCGCGCCGGCAGTGCGCTGGATCTGGACCTGGTCAATCAGCCCGAACTGGCGTCGCAGCCGGAACACGCTGGACGCATCGCCGTGTGGCAATGGCAGAACCGTGTGCCGGAACAGGCACGCGAGGACGTGCGTGAAGCGACCTACGCCATCAACGGCGCCGTCAACGGGGTGGAAGACCGGCTCAAGCGTTTCGAGGCGTGGCAGCAGAAGCTGACCCCCGACGTGATGGACCGGCTTGCCCGCGGCGAAGTGGGGGAGCGCGCGCAGCTGCCCGAGCCGGCGCGCGATATGTCCGATCCGGCCCATGCCGGCAGCCGGCTGTTCACCGACGCGCGTGGCCACCTGCAGCAGTTGGGGCCGCAGAGCGGTCTGCGCAGCCAACAGGAGTTGGACAATGCGGCCGGCGCGCTGGCGCTGAGCGCGCAGAAGGCCGGCATGAGCCGCATCGACCACGTGGTGGCGGGCACCGATGGCAGGGCGCTGTTCGCGGTGCAGGGCGCCATGGGGGACCCGGCGATGCAGCGCTCGATGGTGGAGCGTGAGGCCGCCGCCCAGCTGCCGTTGGAGCAGAGCAGCCAGCAGTTGGCCGCCGAAGCCTCTTCCCGCCAGGAACAGGCCGCTGCGGTTTCCCGCGAGCAGGAGCAGAACCGCTCGCGATCGCTGTAA
- a CDS encoding EcsC family protein — MNEPILLPRDIAHDAGDWSDLQRAVALLEAPTITARMANLVGTPLEFAVKALPTSVSNRIHGAVQAALSKSVQAALWSMDNTPGKGASTRWHKLAAATSGAVGGAFGFAALFIELPVSTTIMMRAVADVARSEGFDLSDFGTRQACLEVFALGGNSPRDDASETGYYLARGFTTDVMRHLSAELAGRVVTGRDLTLGVAPKEAGKLLAKLVEKVAARFGVVITEKFAAQAVPIVGAAAGATLNTMFTDYYQDMARGHFIVRRLELKYGEDVVRSCYDRIAHGGALIEPTL, encoded by the coding sequence ATGAACGAGCCCATCCTGCTGCCCCGTGATATCGCCCACGACGCTGGCGACTGGTCTGACCTGCAGCGGGCGGTAGCCCTGCTGGAAGCGCCCACGATCACCGCGCGCATGGCCAACCTGGTAGGGACGCCGCTGGAGTTCGCGGTGAAGGCGCTTCCCACCTCGGTGTCCAACCGCATCCACGGTGCGGTGCAGGCGGCGTTGTCCAAATCCGTGCAGGCCGCGCTGTGGAGCATGGACAACACGCCGGGCAAGGGTGCCTCGACACGTTGGCACAAGCTGGCGGCGGCGACGTCCGGCGCGGTCGGTGGTGCGTTCGGCTTCGCCGCGCTGTTCATCGAGCTGCCGGTGTCGACCACGATCATGATGCGTGCGGTGGCCGACGTGGCGCGCAGCGAGGGCTTCGATCTGTCCGATTTCGGCACCCGCCAGGCCTGCCTGGAGGTATTTGCGTTGGGCGGCAATTCGCCACGTGATGATGCCAGCGAGACCGGCTACTACCTTGCCCGTGGCTTCACCACCGATGTCATGCGCCATCTCTCGGCCGAGCTGGCCGGGCGCGTGGTGACCGGGCGCGACCTGACCTTGGGCGTGGCACCCAAGGAAGCCGGCAAGCTGTTGGCCAAGCTGGTGGAAAAGGTCGCCGCCCGCTTCGGCGTGGTGATCACCGAGAAGTTCGCCGCGCAGGCGGTGCCGATCGTCGGTGCGGCAGCCGGCGCGACGCTCAATACCATGTTCACTGACTACTACCAGGACATGGCGCGCGGCCATTTCATCGTGCGCCGGCTGGAGCTGAAGTACGGCGAGGACGTGGTGCGCAGCTGCTATGACCGCATCGCGCACGGCGGGGCGTTGATCGAACCGACGTTGTAA
- the tadA gene encoding tRNA adenosine(34) deaminase TadA codes for MTDALGVPVHDVDESWMRHALALAERAQREFDEIPVGAVLVGADGQLLGEGWNLNIASHDPSAHAEIVAMREGGRVLANHRLIGSTLYVTLEPCAMCAMAIVHARVARLVYGASDPKTGACGSVFDLVGDARHNHRVEVHAGVLAKEASNRLTNYFRAKRGKPPLLLEDHAGEG; via the coding sequence ATGACTGATGCCTTGGGCGTGCCGGTGCACGACGTTGATGAGAGCTGGATGCGCCACGCACTGGCATTGGCCGAACGCGCGCAGCGCGAGTTCGATGAGATCCCGGTTGGCGCAGTGCTGGTGGGTGCCGACGGCCAGCTGCTGGGCGAGGGCTGGAACCTCAACATCGCCTCGCACGATCCGAGCGCGCATGCCGAGATCGTTGCCATGCGCGAGGGCGGGCGGGTGCTGGCCAATCACCGTCTGATCGGCAGCACCCTGTATGTCACGCTGGAGCCCTGCGCGATGTGTGCGATGGCGATCGTACATGCACGGGTGGCGCGTCTGGTCTACGGTGCCAGTGATCCCAAGACGGGTGCCTGTGGCAGCGTGTTCGATCTGGTGGGTGATGCCCGCCACAATCACCGGGTCGAGGTACATGCTGGGGTATTGGCCAAGGAGGCCAGCAACCGTCTCACCAATTATTTCCGGGCCAAGCGCGGCAAGCCGCCGCTGCTGCTGGAGGACCACGCTGGCGAGGGCTGA
- a CDS encoding XVIPCD domain-containing protein, producing the protein MTITSQDYAALSDDAYKDRAVGRRAPGQEEKVTLNGHQYKILEHVNNRLNGYQGTVYQRTDTDEIVVAHRGTEQIGRDAILTDGGMVVARTNVQAPDAIALTRSALDIAAQDAAFGGRAPQVTVTGHSLGGALAQITSHHFNVKGETFNAYGAVSLSYRIPEGGNTMINHVMASDPVSAASPHFGQVRIYANPDEIKRLSAAGFSNHPLRDLIPDRPILAAGSSFGAHKLGNFLGDGSVLKHPETQQLAKDNAKMIEEYRDDVESLRSGVTRGARGIPGGAIDLYDHIRGPLQPGEPARREAEKNGHHTSMLRMDDANHLGNPLFNDAIRGVHAQDVRAGRVPDVMSTQLAGSLAAEMHAAGGKRIDDVVMNADASRSFAVQGQGGDPAHLRVSVDTAVAMNTPLEQSSQRIDQQATGQRLAQDREQQLEQQQNQARSMQA; encoded by the coding sequence ATGACCATTACTTCGCAGGACTACGCCGCGCTGTCCGATGATGCCTACAAGGATCGCGCAGTGGGGCGCCGCGCACCTGGCCAGGAAGAGAAAGTCACGCTCAATGGACACCAGTACAAGATCCTTGAGCACGTCAACAATCGCCTCAATGGTTATCAAGGCACGGTCTACCAGCGAACCGACACTGACGAAATCGTCGTCGCCCATCGCGGGACCGAACAGATTGGCCGCGATGCGATCCTGACTGACGGAGGCATGGTCGTCGCGCGCACAAATGTGCAGGCGCCCGATGCAATCGCTTTGACCCGAAGCGCTTTGGACATCGCAGCGCAGGACGCCGCATTTGGAGGCCGGGCTCCCCAGGTCACCGTCACCGGCCACTCCCTCGGCGGCGCCCTGGCCCAGATCACCTCGCACCACTTCAATGTCAAGGGCGAGACCTTCAACGCCTATGGCGCGGTCAGCCTCAGCTACCGCATCCCCGAAGGCGGCAACACCATGATCAACCACGTCATGGCGTCCGATCCAGTCAGTGCTGCTTCGCCCCACTTCGGCCAGGTACGCATCTACGCCAACCCGGATGAGATCAAGAGGCTGTCAGCGGCCGGCTTCAGCAACCACCCACTGCGCGACCTGATCCCGGATCGTCCAATCCTTGCAGCAGGCAGCTCGTTCGGCGCGCACAAGCTGGGCAACTTCCTCGGCGACGGCTCGGTGCTGAAGCATCCGGAAACGCAGCAGTTGGCGAAAGACAACGCCAAGATGATCGAGGAGTACCGCGACGACGTGGAATCCCTGCGCAGTGGCGTTACCCGTGGAGCGCGCGGCATTCCCGGCGGCGCCATCGATCTGTACGACCACATCCGCGGCCCGTTGCAGCCGGGTGAACCGGCGCGCCGCGAAGCGGAGAAGAACGGCCATCACACCAGCATGCTGCGCATGGACGATGCCAACCATCTGGGCAACCCGCTGTTCAACGACGCGATCCGTGGCGTGCATGCCCAGGACGTGCGGGCCGGGCGCGTGCCGGACGTGATGAGCACGCAGCTGGCTGGCAGCCTTGCCGCCGAGATGCATGCTGCAGGCGGCAAGCGCATCGACGACGTGGTGATGAATGCCGATGCCTCCCGCAGCTTCGCGGTGCAGGGCCAGGGCGGTGACCCGGCACATCTGCGCGTGTCGGTGGACACTGCCGTGGCGATGAACACACCACTGGAGCAGAGCAGCCAACGGATTGACCAGCAGGCCACGGGGCAGCGCCTGGCTCAAGACCGTGAGCAGCAACTGGAACAACAGCAGAACCAGGCCCGCAGCATGCAGGCCTGA
- a CDS encoding OB-fold putative lipoprotein gives MNAVADTTVQATSPAGKAAWITLAIAWLCFLVPFPGLGLFLGWPLNLVAFILAIVAMAKGGAMKGLFQLLGSIIVSPIVYFVGLAIFAGTMSGISAQSKGQYDAAVAEASVSSAAAEADAAAKAAETATTDIASDAAVAAASALEVTATTMFSDYQDNEIAADGKYKGKALLVSGTVDSISSDFMDKPVVQLTAKPFGFVQASDLPKDVAASLKKGQKVTLACTGNGEVIGFPAVSGCTVQ, from the coding sequence TTGAACGCAGTTGCAGATACCACCGTGCAGGCCACCAGCCCTGCCGGAAAAGCCGCATGGATCACGCTGGCGATCGCTTGGTTGTGCTTCCTCGTGCCGTTCCCCGGCCTGGGCCTGTTCCTGGGCTGGCCGTTGAACCTGGTGGCCTTCATCCTTGCCATCGTCGCAATGGCCAAGGGCGGCGCCATGAAGGGCCTGTTCCAGCTGCTGGGCTCGATCATCGTTTCGCCGATCGTGTACTTCGTCGGCCTGGCGATCTTTGCCGGCACCATGAGCGGCATCAGCGCACAGAGCAAGGGCCAGTACGATGCGGCCGTTGCCGAAGCCAGCGTCTCGTCCGCCGCCGCGGAGGCAGATGCTGCCGCCAAGGCCGCGGAAACCGCAACCACCGACATCGCCAGCGATGCCGCAGTGGCCGCCGCCTCGGCTCTGGAAGTGACCGCCACCACGATGTTCAGCGATTACCAGGACAACGAGATCGCTGCTGACGGCAAGTACAAGGGCAAGGCGCTGTTGGTTTCCGGCACGGTCGATTCGATCAGCTCGGACTTCATGGACAAGCCGGTCGTGCAGCTGACCGCCAAGCCGTTCGGCTTCGTACAGGCCAGCGACCTGCCGAAGGACGTGGCTGCCAGCCTGAAGAAGGGGCAGAAGGTCACCCTGGCCTGCACCGGCAATGGCGAAGTCATCGGCTTCCCGGCAGTGTCCGGCTGCACCGTGCAGTAA
- a CDS encoding DUF4189 domain-containing protein translates to MYARVLLIGTLLLASLGWAGNVNAEGRCPPGSYPIGSETGVMGCAPIPGAGGGEYAPSSIGSSKRVPQWIAYARSPDGLVLGWSVFQHKQKGANKQALKTCNARSGQKCAIVASFTGKCSTALLRNDNAQLEVVLRDFTEAFNQDSEDVSRICSNGFQRITSDCARDFHAGVGGPDRGPNWFP, encoded by the coding sequence ATGTACGCACGAGTGCTGTTGATCGGAACCCTCCTTCTTGCCAGCCTCGGCTGGGCAGGCAACGTGAACGCCGAAGGCCGCTGCCCGCCCGGCTCCTACCCCATCGGCAGCGAGACGGGGGTAATGGGGTGCGCTCCGATTCCTGGCGCTGGTGGTGGCGAATACGCGCCTTCATCAATCGGCAGCTCAAAAAGAGTACCGCAGTGGATCGCCTATGCACGTTCGCCGGACGGTCTGGTGCTTGGCTGGAGTGTTTTCCAGCACAAACAGAAGGGGGCCAACAAGCAGGCGCTGAAAACCTGCAACGCGCGCAGCGGACAGAAGTGCGCGATTGTTGCCTCGTTCACCGGAAAGTGTTCCACCGCACTGCTGCGCAACGACAACGCCCAGCTTGAAGTGGTGCTTCGCGATTTCACCGAGGCATTCAATCAGGACAGCGAGGACGTATCCCGGATCTGTTCCAATGGCTTCCAGAGGATCACTTCCGATTGCGCCCGCGATTTCCATGCAGGTGTAGGCGGCCCCGACCGTGGGCCGAACTGGTTCCCCTGA
- the orn gene encoding oligoribonuclease: MAENGAANERLIWIDLEMTGLDTDNDSIIEIATVVTDAQLNVLAEGPEFAIHHPLETLEAMDEWNRNQHRRSGLWQRVIDSTTTLGQAEAQTVAFLAQWIPAGASPMSGNSICQDRRFLHRQMPRLEKYFHYRNLDVSTVKELAKRWAPTVAAGVGKNSNHTALSDVHDSINELRHYRQFMGALSGLPGV, from the coding sequence ATGGCAGAGAACGGCGCGGCCAACGAGCGACTGATCTGGATCGACCTGGAAATGACCGGGTTGGATACCGACAACGATTCGATCATCGAGATCGCCACCGTGGTGACCGATGCCCAGCTCAACGTGCTGGCCGAGGGCCCGGAGTTCGCCATCCACCATCCGCTGGAAACACTGGAAGCGATGGACGAATGGAACCGCAACCAGCATCGTCGTTCGGGCCTGTGGCAGCGCGTCATCGACAGCACCACGACGCTTGGCCAGGCTGAAGCGCAGACCGTGGCCTTCCTGGCGCAGTGGATTCCGGCCGGCGCGTCGCCGATGTCGGGCAACTCCATCTGTCAGGACCGTCGCTTCCTGCACCGGCAGATGCCGCGGTTGGAGAAGTACTTCCACTACCGCAACCTGGACGTATCCACGGTGAAGGAGCTGGCCAAGCGCTGGGCGCCCACCGTGGCCGCTGGGGTGGGCAAGAACAGCAACCACACCGCGCTGAGCGATGTGCATGATTCGATCAACGAACTGCGCCATTACCGCCAGTTCATGGGCGCGCTGTCGGGCCTGCCGGGCGTCTGA
- a CDS encoding N-acetyltransferase — translation MNLAIRPESVGDHAAIHKLTEMAFRDAVHSSHTEQHIVDALRERGELSISLVAEDAGQLIGHVALSPVNVQDGSQGWFGLGPISVLPEQQGKGVGTALMNAAIEALRTQGARGCVLLGEPGYYGRFGFRAVPDLVLPGVPAEYFQTLCLQPPMAQGVVRYSPAFDAVG, via the coding sequence ATGAACCTTGCAATCCGCCCGGAATCCGTCGGCGACCATGCCGCCATTCACAAGCTCACCGAAATGGCGTTCCGCGATGCTGTCCACAGCAGCCACACCGAACAGCACATCGTCGATGCATTGCGCGAGCGCGGCGAGTTGAGCATCTCGCTGGTGGCAGAGGATGCGGGCCAACTGATCGGTCATGTCGCGCTGTCTCCGGTCAACGTACAGGACGGTAGCCAGGGCTGGTTCGGGCTGGGGCCGATCTCGGTGCTGCCGGAACAGCAGGGAAAGGGCGTGGGTACGGCGTTGATGAATGCAGCGATCGAGGCCCTGCGCACGCAGGGCGCACGGGGCTGCGTGTTGTTGGGTGAGCCAGGCTATTACGGGCGTTTTGGTTTCCGTGCCGTACCGGATCTGGTGCTGCCGGGCGTGCCGGCGGAGTACTTCCAGACGCTGTGCCTGCAGCCGCCGATGGCGCAGGGCGTGGTGCGTTACTCGCCGGCCTTCGACGCGGTGGGCTGA